The sequence TGGGGACTGGCCAGTGGGTGGCCTCCAGCCATGGAGGGAGGTAAGGAGTGAGAACCCCCCTTGCTGGCTGGGGTCCTTCCGTGAGCCCCATGCTCTGCCCTCACCCTCTGCAGGCCAATGAGACCTTCGCCCTTGTAGGCAACGTGACTCACTATGCCCAGGTGTGGCTCAACATCTCGGCAGAGATCCGCAGCTACCTGGAGCAGGGAAGGCTGCAGCAACACCTGCGCTGGCTGCAGCAGGTGCTGGGGGGCTGGGCTGGCGTGGGTGTGGCTGGGGCCCACCTGGGCCAGCCCAGGCCACCCGCTGAACcgatctccccctcccccagtatGTGGCCGAGCTGCGGCTGCACCCAGAGGCACTGAGGCTGTCACCCGAGGAGCTGCCGCCTGCCCTGCGCCAGGACAACTTCTCACTGCCCAACGGCTCAGTCCTCCTGCAGCAGCTGGACACCATCGACAACGCCGCCTGCGGCTGGATTCAGTTCATGTCCAAGGTGGGTGGGTGGGCCCCGCGGGGCCCTGCGGCTGCCCGGGTCGCCTCTCACGACGCCCCTCTTCTAGGTCAGTGTGGACATCTTCAAGGGTTTTCCAGATGAGGAGACCATTGTCAACTACACCCTCAACCAGGCCTACCAGGATAATGTCACCGTGTTCGCTAGTGAGCCAGCCCCTGGGCAGGTCCCGAGCCCGGGTCCCCCGCCTCTCCCCTGCCCAAGACCTTGCCGTCCAGCACCGGCCCCACcgcacccccgccccgccccgccccgcccccgcccggccccgccctccccctgcccccacccggccccgccctccctctgcctgccccggccccgccctccctctcccttcctcggccccgccctccctctgcctgccccggccccgccctccctctcccttcctcggccccgccctccctctgcctgccccggccccgccctccctctgccttccccggccccgccctccctctcccttcctcggccccgcccccgcccggccccgccctccctctgccttcctcggccccgcccccgccccgcccccgcccgccctcCCTTCCTCGGCCCCGCCCTCCCTCTGCCTTCCCCGGCCCcgccctccctctcccttcctcggccccgcccccgcccggccccgccctccctctgccttcctcggccccgcccccgccccgcccccgcccgccctcTCCCTTCCTCGGCCCCGccctccctctgcctgccccggccccgcccctcatCCCCCCTCTCCGCCCCACCCTTCCTCCGGTCCCAGGTGTGATCTTCCAGACCCGCAAGGACGGCTCCTTGCCGCCCCACGTGCACTATAAGATCCGCCAGAATTCGAGCTTCACGGAGAAAACCAACGAGATCCGCCGGGCCTACTGGCGGCCGGGGCCCAACACCGGCGGCCGCTTCTACTTTCTATATGGCTTCGTCTGGATCCAGGGTGAGGGCCGACCCTGGGGCCGCGGGGGGCCGCGGGGGCCGGGGCGCAGCCTTTGCTGACCGCCGTCCTCTTGCTCCTCCCACCCGCAGACATGATGGAGCGCGCCATCATCGACACCTTCGTGGGCCACGACGTGGTGGAGCCGGGCAACTACGTGCAGATGTTCCCTTACCCCTGCTACACGCGGGACGAGTGAGTGCAGAGGAGCGCTGGGCGAGCGCTGGGCGCCGCGTCCACCGGCCTCCGCCTCACgcgcctccctccccccagcttCCTGTTTGTCATCGAGCACATGATGCCGCTCTGCATGGTGATTTCCTGGGTCTACTCTGTGGCCATGACCATCCAGCACATCGTGGCCGAGAAGGAGCACCGGCTGAAGGAGGtggggggaagaggggagggctggaggtggggggatgGAGGCAGGTGAGAGGGCAGAGGACGGGTGGGGGGCAGCTGCGGGCAGCCCTCCCTCCCCTGGCCGAGTGCCCTGCCGCCCTCGCGCAGGTGATGAAGACCATGGGCCTGAACAATGCAGTGCACTGGGTGGCCTGGTTCATCACGGGCTTCGTGCAGCTCTCCATCTCGGTGACAGCGCTAACCGCCATCCTCAAGTACGGCCAGGTCCTGGCGCACAGCCACGTGCTCATCATCTGGCTCTTCCTGGCTGTCTACGCCGTGGCCACCATCATGTTCTGGTGAGCGCTGTGTGGCCGCagcgggcggggggggggggggggcttgctTCCAGTGAGGATCCAGGACTCGGGTGTGGTTGACGGCCCACGGCCCCGCCTGCCCCCAGCTTCCTGGTGTCCGtgctgtactccaaggccaagctgGCCTCAGCCTGCGGTGGCATCATCTACTTCCTGAGCTACGTGCCCTACATGTACGTGGCTATCCGTGAGGAGGTGGCCCACGACAAGATCACTGCCTTCGAGAAGTGCATCGCGGTGAGGGTCATGGGGGTGGCCCGGGCGTGGGGGTGTCCGGCCTCCTTTCCCGCGCTGACGCTGCTGTCTCCTCAGTCCCTGATGTCCACGACGGCCTTTGGCCTGGGCTCCAAGTACTTTGCTCTGTACGAGGTGGCGGGCGTGGGCATTCAGTGGCACACGTTCAGCCAGTCTCCTGTGGAAGGGGATGACTTCAACCTGCTCCTGGCTGTCACCATGCTGATGGTGGACGCGGTCGTCTACGGGGTGCTCACGTGGTACATAGAGGCTGTACACCCAGGTACCAAGCCCTCTGGAGGGGAGGGGCACAGGAGAAGGGTGCTGTCTCCAGGGGGACACATGGCCTGGGGGACAGTGACCCCAGGCCCTGGTtcagcctcccctctccccacaggcATGTACGGGCTGCCCCGGCCCTGGTACTTCCCGCTGCAGAAGTCCTACTGGCTGGGGAGCGGGCGGACGGAGGCATGGGAGTGGAACTGGCCGTGGGCTCGTGCCCCCCGCCTCAGTGTCATGGAGGAGGATCAAGCCTGTGCCATGGAGAGCCGGCGCTTGGGTGAGTGGGCACCAGGGTGGGCACTGGGGCAGTTGCTGACTTTGGCGGGGTTGGGGACAGCCCTGGTGCTGACTCTCAGCCCCGGTGCAGAAGAGACACGGGGCATGGAAGAGGAACCCACCCACCTGCCGCTGGTGGTCTGCGTGGACAAGCTCACTAAAGTCTATAAGAATGACAAGAAGCTGGCTTTGAACAAGCTGAGCCTCAACCTCTATGAGAATCAGGTCGTGTCCTTCCTGGGCCACAACGGGGCTGGCAAGACCACCACCATGTGCGTGTTGGCGGGTGGGTGGCAGGGAGGGCTCCCTGCAGGAGGTGGGGCCGTGACCTCACCTGTCTGCCCAGGTCTATCCTCACTGGCCTATTTCCACCAACGTCGGGCTCGGCCACCATCTACGGGCACGACATCCGCACCGAGATGGACGAGATCCGCAAGAACCTGGGCATGTGTCCCCAGCACAACGTGCTCTTCGACCGGCTCACGGTGGAGGAGCATCTCTGGTTCTACTCCAGGCTCAAGAGCATGGCCCAGGACGAGATCCGCAAGGAGATGGACAAGTGGGTGGGGCTTGGGCGGGTCGCGAGGCTGCAGGCAGCAGCACCCGCTGCTCCCACGTCTCACGTCCCATCCGCCCTCAGGATGATCGAGGACCTGGAGCTCTCCAACAAACGGCACTCGCTGGTGCAGACGCTCTCCGGCGGCATGAAGCGCAAGCTCTCGGTGGCCATCGCCTTCGTGGGTGGCTCCCGGGCCATCATCCTGGATGAGCCCACGGCCGGTGTGGACCCATATGCGCGACGTGCTATCTGGGACCTGATCCTGAAGTACAAGCCGGGTGAGCGGGCACTGAGGGTGGGGAGAGCGGGCCCCTGCCTGGCCCCACCTGGCTGCCCCTCTGATCCCCGTCTCCCCCAGGCCGCACCATCCTCCTGTCCACCCACCACATGGACGAGGCTGACTTGCTTGGGGACCGCATTGCCATCATCTCCCACGGGAAGCTCAAGTGCTGCGGCTCGCCACTCTTCCTCAAGGGCACCTACGGGGACGGCTATCGCCTCACGCTGGTCAAGCGGCCTGCCGAGCCCGGGGGCCCCCAAGGTCTGTGCGGAAGCCACCTGCCCCAGACCCCTCCTCAAGACCAGAGAGGTTGAGGGGCTGGGCTCTCACTATTGCCCAGTGGGCCCAGGGTGCTGGTTGGGCCTGgcccaccctctcccccagcccctgagtGAAGCCCTCCCTACCTTCTTAGAGCCGGGGCTGACAGCCAGCCCCCCAGGTCCGGCCCAGCTGAGTAGCTGCTCCGAGTCCCAGGTTTCCCAGTTCATTCGCAAACACGTGGCCTCCTGCTTGCTGGTCTCAGACACCAGCACCGAGCTCTCCTACATCCTGCCCAGCGAGGCCGCCAAGAAGGGAGCCTTTGAGCGCCTCTTTCAGGTGCGTGAGTCCGGGCTGGGCTGATGGAGGAGGTGGGACTTGGGGCAGAGGTCTGTAGGAAGTGGGGGTGACCGAGGAGGTGTGTTCAGCAGAAGAGGTTGTTCTGGGCTCAGGGGCGGGGCCAGCAGAGGGGCGTGGTGGGGCGGGGCCAGCGGAGGGGTGGGACTGGTGGAGGAGGTCGGACTGGGCTTGGGGGCGGGGCCAGAAGAGTGGGCGGGGCTGTAGCAGGGCTGGGGCGCGGGCAGCAGAGGGGGCGTGGCAGGGGCGGGGCCAGCGGAGGGGTGAGACTGGTGGAGGCGGCAGGACTGGACTCGGGGGCGGGGTCAGCGAAGGGGGCGTGTCTGGGGCGGGGCCGGTAGAGGAGGCGGGGCTGCCCAAGAGGTGGGCCTCacgcagctctttcacagcaccTGGAGCACAGTCTGGACGCACTGCACCTGAGCAGCTTTGGGCTGATGGACACGACACTGGAGGAAGTGTTCCTTAAGGTGTCGGAGGAGGACCAGTCGCTGGAGAACAGTGAGGCCGGTGAGACTCCAGAGCTGCTGATAAGCTCTGCCCCATCCCCTGGCTCCGTCAGCTCTGAGCACGAGCCTGGGGTTGTCACTCTTTCCCTGTCTCTGGGGGCCAAGGGTTTTAGGTGTGAACAGGGAGCAGGACGCCCCAGGGTCAGGCTGGGGCTGGagcctggggtgggtgggtgagtgtGGAGGCTGGGGTTCCCAACAGGCCTGCAGGTGAGCCGCCCTGAGTCCCCGTACGTCTCCCCTGGCCCCTCTGCAGATGTGAAAGAGTCCAGGAAAGATGTGTTGCCGGGGGCTGCAGACCCGGTGTCGGGGGAGGGTCCCGCCGGCAACCTGGCACGGTGCGCGGAGCTGGCCCAGTCACAGGCGTCGCTGCAGTCCGCGTCCTCGGTGGGCTCTGCCCGTGGTGACGAGGGGGCCGGCTACACCGATGTCTACGGCGACTACCGCCCTCTCTGCGACAACTTGCAGGACCCTGACAATGCCAGCTTGCAAGGTGGGGGCTGTTGGGTACAGCTGGGAGGGTCCCTGGAGGGTGGAGCGGGCCCGTGCTCAGCTCCTGCCTCCCATGCAGAGGCGGAGGCGGAGATCCTCGCGCGGGTTGGCCAGGGCAGCCGCAAGCTGGAGGGCTGGTGGCTGAAGGTGCGCCAGTTCCACGGGCTCCTGGTGAAGCGCTTCCACTGTGCCCGGCGCAACTCCAAGGCACTGTCCTCTCAGATCCTGCTCCCCGCCTTCTTCGTCTGCGTGGCTATGACTGTGGCACTCTCCGTCCCAGAGATCGGTACAGGCCAGCTGCCTGGCCAGGCACCTGGACATCCGCCTGCTCGGGAGCCACGTGGGGAGGCCCTGGGCGTGGCAGCTGAGGCTGTTGGGCACACTTTGGGGTTTCATTGGGGTGCAGACCCCAAGCTTGGGTCCCCTGTGGGTACTAGGAAGAGGGGACCCAGGCCTGCGGGGTGCTGGCAGGCTGTAGGAACTTGCTGAGGCTTCCCCGTGTATCCCACCAGGCGACCTGCCCCCGCTGGTCCTGTCCCCCTCCCAGTACCACAACTACACGCAGCCTCGTGGCAATTTCATCCCCTACGCCAACGAGGAGCGCCGGGAATACCGGTGAGCCACCAGCGGGGCTGCCGTGGAGGGCAGGGGCTAGtgcgggggctgggggctggcccGACCCCCACCTGGACTCACTCTCTGCTTTCCCAGCTTGCGACTGTCCCCCGATGCCGGCCCCCAGCAGCTGGTGGGCACCTTCCGGCTGCCGTCGGGGGTGGGCGCCACCTGTGTGCTCAAGTCTCCGGCCAACGGCTCGCTGGGGCCCACGCTGAACCTGAGCAGCGGTGAGTCGCGCCTGCTGGCCGCGCGGTTCTTCGACAGCATGTGCCTGGAGTCCTTCACACAGGGGCTGCCGCTGTCCAACTTCGTGCCGCCCCCACCCTCACCTGCTCCATCCGACTCCCCCGTGACCCTGGACGAGGACCTGCTGCCCACCTCAGGGCCAGGTACTGGCTAGTGGGGCCGCCTGGGGCTCAGGAAAGCAGGGGCCGGGCTGACTGTGCGCTCTGTCTGCAGACAACTGGACGTCGGCGCCCTCCCTCCCACACCTGGTGCGGGAGCCCGTCCGCTGTACCTGCTCTGGGCAAGGCACTGGCTTCTCCTGCCCCGGCGGTGTGGGCGGGCACCCGCCCCAGATGCGGGTGGTCACGGGCGACATCCTGACCGACATCACCGGCCACAATGTCTCCGAGTACCTGCTCTTCACCTCTGACCGCTTCCGGCTGCACCGgtgagcagagggcaggggcGTGCCGGCCATGGGTGGGCGCGGACCCCATTGCCCGCCTGGCCTCACGGGTGGCCGGCTTGCCACCCAGGTACGGGGCCATCACCTTTGGCAACGTGCAGAAGTCCATCCCAGCCTCGTTTGGGACCCGGGCCCCAGCTATGGTGCGGAGAATGGCCGTGCGCCgggctgcccaggtgagcccGCTTGGCCCCGGCCCTGCCGCgccccagcctctccccaggTCTGCGGGGCCGACCGGCTCGGGGTCTCTGTGCCCCCGCAGGCTTTCTACAACAACAAGGGCTACCACAGCATGCCCACCTACCTCAACAGCCTCAACAACGCCATCTTGCGTGCCAACCTGCCCAAGAGCAAGGGCAACCCTGCGGCCTACGGTGGGTGAGCGGGATGGGGTGGCTGGTGCGGGGCGGGCGGGCAGGCAGAGCAGGTCCTGAGGCTGCCCCTTGCTGCAGGCATCACCGTCACCAACCACCCGATGAACAAGACGAGCGCCAGCCTCTCTCTGGATTACCTGTAGGtgcgggcgggggtgggggcggggcgcccCGCGGGGCCGTGTGCCGGGCAGGGCTGAGGGCCTCCTCACCCGCAGGCTGCAGGGCACCGATGTGGTCATCGCCATCTTCATCATCGTGGCCATGTCCTTCGTGCCGGCCAGCTTCGTGGTCTTTCTGGTGGCCGAGAAGTCCACCAAGGCCAAGCATCTGCAGTTTGTCAGCGGCTGCAACCCCGTCATCTACTGGCTGGCCAACTACGTCTGGGACATGGTGTGCCCCCAGACCCCCGGCCGTCCCCCACGCCCCTGCCCCTCGCTGGGCCCCCCGTCCTGCCCTGGggcccctcacccctgccccaggcccctcACCTGCCACCCCTGCTCTGCTAGCTGAACTACCTGGTTCCGGCCACCTGCTGTGTCCTCATCCTGTTCGTGTTTGACCTGCCGGCCTACACGTCCCCCACCAACTTCCCGGCCGTGCTCTCCCTGTTCCTGCTCTACGGGTAAGGGGGCGATGGCGGGGGCCGTGGGGGGGGCGATGGCGGAGGGGACAGCGCAGGGGGGCGGATGGCCCAGTGACGCCGCCTGGCTGCCGCCCACAGGTGGTCCATCACCCCCATCATGTACCCGGCCTCCTTCTGGTTCGAGGTCCCCAGCTCAGCCTACGTGTTTCTCATCGTCATCAACCTCTTCATCGGCATCACCGCCACCGTGGCCACCTTCCTGCTGCAGCTCTTTGAGCATGACAAGGTGGCCcggggtggcggggtggggggcggcaggGCTGAGGCTGTGCCCTGACACCCCCCCTGTGACCCTCCAGGACCTGAAGCTTGTCAACAGTTACCTGAAGAGCTGCTTCCTCATCTTCCCCAACTACAACCTGGGCCACGGGCTCATGGAGATGGCGTACAACGAGTACATCAATGAGTACTACGCCAAGATCGGTGAGGCTGCGGGGCTGACGGCACGGCCCTGGGGAGGCGGGGCGAGCGGGCGCTCCCGAGGCCCCGGCCCTGAGCCAGCTGCCCCGCAGGCCAGGTTGACAAGATGAAGTCTCCCTTCGAGTGGGACATCGTAACCAGGGGCCTGGTGGCCATGACCGTCGAGGGCTTTGTGGGCTTCCTCCTGACCATCATGTGTCAGTACAACTTCCTGCGGCAGCCGCAGTGAGTGCCGTGGGCCctgcgggcgggggcggggctgggcgcTGCCCTCCGGCGTGGCCATGGCGCGTGGGCACTGGGCGCGTCAGCCACGTGctgcccctcctgccccccaggCGCATGCCCGTGTCCACAAAGCCCGTGGAGGATGACGTGGACGTGGCCAGCGAGCGGCAGCGAGTGCTCAGGGGAGACGCCGACAACGACATGGTCAAAATCGAGAACCTGACCAAGGTGGGCCCTGGGCGGCTGGGGGCGGAGCCCGGGGTAGGCCGGGGCCCGGGCCGGAGCTCGGGGGGCCTGCTGAGCGGCCACCCCCTCACCGCCACCAGGTGTACAAGTCGCGGAAGATCGGCCGCATCCTGGCCGTGGACCGCCTGTGCCTGGGCGTGCGTCCTGGTGAGTGCTTCGGCCTCCTGGGTGTCAACGGCGCGGGCAAGACTAGCACCTTCAAGATGCTGACGGGCGACGAGAGCACGACGGGGGGCGAGGCCTTCGTCAACGGGCACAGGTgcgggcgggcaggcgggcgCGCGGGCGGGCGGGTGGGCCGGCAGCGGCCCCGGTGCTGACGGCGCTGTGTCCCCAGCGTGCTCAAGGACCTGCTCCAGGTGCAGCAGAGCCTGGGCTACTGCCCGCAGTTCGACGCCCTGTTCGACGAGCTCACAGCCCGAGAGCACCTGCAGCTGTACACGAGGCTCCGGGGCATCCCCTGGAAGGACGAGGCGCGGGTGAGGGTCACCCGGCGGGGGAGGCGGCTGGCACGGGAGTTGGGGGGGCCCCTGACGTCCCCATCACTCCCAGGTGGTGAAGTGGGCCCTGGAGAAACTGGAGCTGACCAAATATGCTGACAAGCCCGCCGGCACCTACAGCGGAGGGAACAAGCGGAAGCTGTCAACAGCCATCGCCCTCATTGGGTACCCAGCCTTCATCTTCCTGGTGAGCCCAGGGGTGGCACTGGGGGGAGGATTGGGGATGGGGAGGATGGGTGAGGATGGGGGATGGGGAGAatgagggctggggtgggatggggaggatggggatgggatgggatggggaagatgGGGGATGGAGCGGGTTGGGGGTCAGGTACCCCAACCTTCATCTTCCTGGTGAGCCCAGGGGTGGCACTGGGGGGAGGATTGGGGATGGGGGGAatgagggctggggtgggatggggaggatggGGGATGGAGTGGGTTGGGGGTCAGGTACCCCAACCTTCATCTTCCTGGTGACcccaggggtgggatgagggacaGTACCCCATCTTTGTGTTTTTGGTGAGCTGGGTGGGAAGCAGCTGGTGGGGCCAGATGGGGAGGATGGGGTACAGTGGCTGAGCCTGGCACCACCCCCAGGACGAGCCTACCACAGGCATGGACCCCAAGGCCCGGCGCTTCCTCTGGAACCTCATCTTGGACCTCATCAAGACGGGGCGCTCAGTGGTGCTGACTTCACACAGGTCTgtccctgcccccgccccgccccccccacagGCCCCCGCACTCCGTGCCAGCCTTGGGTCTCGCCCACAGCATGGAGGAGTGTGAGGCGCTATGCACACGGCTGGCCATCATGGTGAACGGGCGCCTGCGCTGTCTGGGCAGCATCCAGCATCTGAAGAACCGGTGAGCCCCGGGGGCgagggcctggaggggaggggcacggggagggggggcggagcgggggcctgggggcggggggggggggggggggtccgcCCATGCGGACAGGGCCCCACCAGGGAGCCGCAGGCTGTTGACGAGCCAGGCCAAGACTGGGCCCCTCTGCTGGCTGGGGTGTGGCCACGAGCCTGTCCCGCAGGTTCGGGGACGGCTACATGATCACGGTGAGGACCAAGAGCAGTCAGAACGTGAAGGACGTGGTGCGGTTCTTCAACAGGAACTTCCCGGAGGCCATCCTCAAGGTGGGCAAggcctggggggtgggagggggcaccGCCCGAGCGGCCTCTGACCTCTGTGCCCCCCAGGAGAGGCACCACACGAAGGTACAGTACCAGCTCAAGTCCGAGCACATCTCGCTGGCGCAAGTGTTCAGCAAAATGGAGCAGGTGGTGGGCGTGCTGGGCGTCGAGGACTACTCGGTCAGCCAGACCACCCTGGACAACGTGAGTGCCCCGGGCCGGGGCCGCCCCCCCCCTGGGCCggccccccgcccacccccctgcccccacccaccagGTGTTCGTGAACTTCGCCAAGAAACAGAGCGACAATCTGGAGCAGCAGGAGACGGAGCCGCCCTCGGGCCTGCAGTCGCCGCTGGGCCGCCTGCTCAGCCTGTTCCGGCCGCGGCCTCCCCCTACTGAGCTGCGGGCGCTGGTGGCCGACGAACCCGAGGACCTGGACACGGAGGACGAGGGCCTCATCAGCTtcgaggaggagagggtgagccaGGGGCTGGGGTCAGGGCCGCGGACTGGCCAGGGGGCCGGGCTCGGGTTGGGAGGCGGGGCCGGGCTCGGGAGAGGGCGGGGCCGGGCTCGGGAGGGGCGTGGCCGAGCGCGGGAGAGGGCGGGGCCGGGCTCGGGAGGGGCGTGGCCGAGCGCGGGAGAGGGCGGGGCCGGGCTCGGGAGGGGCGTGGCCGAGCTGGGGCCTCGGATTCCTGCTGGTCTGAGCCTGTGGGGCAGAGGGACCCACCTGATACTCGGGAGTAGAGTGGACCTGGGAGGCCCGGGTGCAGTCAGGGGAGACAGACCACGCCGACCTCCTAGCGCCTTGGAAACGGAGGGCATTTTGGAGCCAGGCAGAGCTGAGGTGGGCGGAGCAGAGCCTGGAAACAGCAGCCACCTGCCTGGCAGGGGCAGACCacggggttgggggcgggggcgggagccCCGAGAGGCAGCTCGGGGCGGGCAGAGGCGGGAGAGCCGGCGAGAGGGCCGGCCTGGGGCGGGCAGAGGCGGGAGAGCCGGCGAGAGGGCCGGCCTGGGGCGGGCGCGGGCTCACACACCCCAGCCAGCCTGTCGCTGTCCACCAGGCCCAGCTCTCCTTCAACACGGACACGCTCTGCTGACCGCCGGAGATGGGTCGAGGTTAGCGGTGGGAGCAGAAGTCAGGCGGTGGCCGAGGTCCCACgtgtgcccccccaccccgcgcCCACCTGCCAGGCCCTGGAGCGGGCGGTCCAGGACCAAGGGCTTCAGCCCCCTCCAGCCCCCCTCAGCCGTCGCACCGCCCTCCCCTCGTTGTGCCAAAGGCCGGCCCCGCCCCGGACTGCGCACACCCTCAGCCTGCTCTGCCTTAAAGCCTTGGGGTCTGGCCggcccctggcctctgcccatgcccagctctgcccaccaCTCCCAGGGCCGCGGGGTGCCCCGGGCTGCCAGGACCGCCCGACCTCTCCTGGCGGGACCTGGCGTCCCCACGGGCTGAACTCTTAGACCCAGTTTGGATGGTGGCTGCTGCCGGCCttgggctgaggggaggggttGGTTCGGCCCCACCCAAGGCacctatttattttgctttaggaTAAGGCTTCCTCACCCTGGCTTCCTGCAGGGAGGCCGTTGTCGTGGACCGGGCAGTGGGCTGCCGGGGGCAGCGGGCTGGGTAGGTAGCAGGAATGGAGAAGCTGGCCCCAGCGGCCAGGCGAGGGGcctgaccccctccccacccgTCCTGCTGCCATTGCCCTCCCCCCAGCTTggccccctgccctcccacctGGGAGCCAGACCTGTACATAGCGCACagatgtttgttttaaataaataaaaaaagtccacgcaagcctgtgtgtgtggggtggggtgtggggtgaCGGGGGCCCACTGGATGCCGGGACACAGCACCTGCCCGCAGGCACCGGGCTCAGGCTGGGGGAGGAAGACGGGGTcagcctggaggaggggctgggctcctctgccctcaCCGTCCCTTCTAACCAGAGCTGTCAGCGCTACTGGAAAGGGCCCGCAGGCAGGGGCTCAAGGGAGACGAGTTCCCCCAGACGTGAGGCCCCGCTGGGGCCCTGAAGGGGGAGGTGGGCAGCTGCACGGCCCCTCCGGCGTCTACTCTGCGGATGcggcaggggtggaggggagggttaGAGGATCCAAGCGCCCCGGGGAGGTTGTGGTCCTATTAAGGTTGGTAAACGGGTTTGTcctcacttttttaaaaacatggtagGCGTTTCAGACAGCACAAGCGGATAGAAAGCACAGATGGCCTGCCTGTGTTTCTAGTGTCAGAGGTCATTCTGCGGGATACACGCGTAGGCTCAGAGTCACAGGTATGAACGCGTGGTATGTTCAGTTTGCTgggcttctctctccctcttggcCTGGTTTGCTAGGGCCACCGTAACAGAGTACCACGCAGGCAGCTTAAACACCAGACACCTACTCTCTCACCCTCTGGGGCCAGAAATTCAAGATCGAGGTGCTGGCAGGTTGGATCCTCCTGAGGTCATGGGTGGCGAAAGCTCCCTGCTCTCCCAGCCGCCGGGGGTCTTGTGGCCGTCTCTGGTGTCCTGTAGGAGCATCGCCTGGTTCTCTGCCTCCAGCTCCACGCAGCGTTCTCCATCTGCGTGTGTGAAGGTGTCCATATCTGCCCTTTTTATGGGGACGCGGTCATACAGGGCTAACGCCCATTGCCATGACCTCATCTTGATCACcctcatctccaaatacagtcacattctgagggtgggggctggggggaggaccCGAACATGTGAATTCAGAGGGGGCAGCCGTAACACCAGGAAACCTCAGGCTAGTGGGACCAGCCCTCTGTCCTCGTTGGTGGATGCACCAGGTTCCCAGTCCCGGGGGACCGCAGACCATTGATTCATCCTTCGTGTACTCACGGGGCCGTCCCAGAGGCACTGCTGTTTACCAGGGGCAGCCCCAGGAGTGCGtttccccacatcct is a genomic window of Muntiacus reevesi chromosome 3, mMunRee1.1, whole genome shotgun sequence containing:
- the ABCA2 gene encoding ATP-binding cassette sub-family A member 2 yields the protein MGFLHQLQLLLWKNVTLKRRSPWVLAFEIFIPLVLFFILLGLRQKKPTISVKEAFYTAAPLTSAGILPVMQSLCPDGQRDEFGFLQYANSTVTQLLERLNRVVEEGNLFDPARPSLGSELEVLRQHLEALSAGPDPWDGPAARPAVSSFSLDSVARDRRELRRFLTQNLSLPDSAARALLAAQVDLPEVYRLLFGPSPGLDGASGPPRNQQPLFRMEELLLAPALLEQLTCMPGSRELGRVLTVPRGQQTALQGYRDAVCRGQAVARAHRFSELAAELRSQLDAAKIAQQLGLNGPNGSAAPQQPPPPPRLQALLEDLLDAQKVLQDVDVLSALALLLPQGACAGRASGPAASGPGGAANSTGAGAGPSSNSTAEEGAPSAAAPAPSDALQGQCSAFVQLWAGLQPILCGNNRTIEPEALRRGNMSSLGFTSKEQRNLGLLVHLMTSNPKILYAPAGSEADRVILKANETFALVGNVTHYAQVWLNISAEIRSYLEQGRLQQHLRWLQQYVAELRLHPEALRLSPEELPPALRQDNFSLPNGSVLLQQLDTIDNAACGWIQFMSKVSVDIFKGFPDEETIVNYTLNQAYQDNVTVFASVIFQTRKDGSLPPHVHYKIRQNSSFTEKTNEIRRAYWRPGPNTGGRFYFLYGFVWIQDMMERAIIDTFVGHDVVEPGNYVQMFPYPCYTRDDFLFVIEHMMPLCMVISWVYSVAMTIQHIVAEKEHRLKEVMKTMGLNNAVHWVAWFITGFVQLSISVTALTAILKYGQVLAHSHVLIIWLFLAVYAVATIMFCFLVSVLYSKAKLASACGGIIYFLSYVPYMYVAIREEVAHDKITAFEKCIASLMSTTAFGLGSKYFALYEVAGVGIQWHTFSQSPVEGDDFNLLLAVTMLMVDAVVYGVLTWYIEAVHPGMYGLPRPWYFPLQKSYWLGSGRTEAWEWNWPWARAPRLSVMEEDQACAMESRRLEETRGMEEEPTHLPLVVCVDKLTKVYKNDKKLALNKLSLNLYENQVVSFLGHNGAGKTTTMSILTGLFPPTSGSATIYGHDIRTEMDEIRKNLGMCPQHNVLFDRLTVEEHLWFYSRLKSMAQDEIRKEMDKMIEDLELSNKRHSLVQTLSGGMKRKLSVAIAFVGGSRAIILDEPTAGVDPYARRAIWDLILKYKPGRTILLSTHHMDEADLLGDRIAIISHGKLKCCGSPLFLKGTYGDGYRLTLVKRPAEPGGPQEPGLTASPPGPAQLSSCSESQVSQFIRKHVASCLLVSDTSTELSYILPSEAAKKGAFERLFQHLEHSLDALHLSSFGLMDTTLEEVFLKVSEEDQSLENSEADVKESRKDVLPGAADPVSGEGPAGNLARCAELAQSQASLQSASSVGSARGDEGAGYTDVYGDYRPLCDNLQDPDNASLQEAEAEILARVGQGSRKLEGWWLKVRQFHGLLVKRFHCARRNSKALSSQILLPAFFVCVAMTVALSVPEIGDLPPLVLSPSQYHNYTQPRGNFIPYANEERREYRLRLSPDAGPQQLVGTFRLPSGVGATCVLKSPANGSLGPTLNLSSGESRLLAARFFDSMCLESFTQGLPLSNFVPPPPSPAPSDSPVTLDEDLLPTSGPDNWTSAPSLPHLVREPVRCTCSGQGTGFSCPGGVGGHPPQMRVVTGDILTDITGHNVSEYLLFTSDRFRLHRYGAITFGNVQKSIPASFGTRAPAMVRRMAVRRAAQAFYNNKGYHSMPTYLNSLNNAILRANLPKSKGNPAAYGITVTNHPMNKTSASLSLDYLLQGTDVVIAIFIIVAMSFVPASFVVFLVAEKSTKAKHLQFVSGCNPVIYWLANYVWDMLNYLVPATCCVLILFVFDLPAYTSPTNFPAVLSLFLLYGWSITPIMYPASFWFEVPSSAYVFLIVINLFIGITATVATFLLQLFEHDKDLKLVNSYLKSCFLIFPNYNLGHGLMEMAYNEYINEYYAKIGQVDKMKSPFEWDIVTRGLVAMTVEGFVGFLLTIMCQYNFLRQPQRMPVSTKPVEDDVDVASERQRVLRGDADNDMVKIENLTKVYKSRKIGRILAVDRLCLGVRPGECFGLLGVNGAGKTSTFKMLTGDESTTGGEAFVNGHSVLKDLLQVQQSLGYCPQFDALFDELTAREHLQLYTRLRGIPWKDEARVVKWALEKLELTKYADKPAGTYSGGNKRKLSTAIALIGYPAFIFLDEPTTGMDPKARRFLWNLILDLIKTGRSVVLTSHSMEECEALCTRLAIMVNGRLRCLGSIQHLKNRFGDGYMITVRTKSSQNVKDVVRFFNRNFPEAILKERHHTKVQYQLKSEHISLAQVFSKMEQVVGVLGVEDYSVSQTTLDNVFVNFAKKQSDNLEQQETEPPSGLQSPLGRLLSLFRPRPPPTELRALVADEPEDLDTEDEGLISFEEERAQLSFNTDTLC